CGTTCAAGCACGACGTGGCCTTCACCGGCGACTACGCGGGGGCGGCGGCGGCCGATCTCCGTGCCATCGAGGCCGTCGGTGCGGCGCTCGAGGGCTCCGGCAAGCCGTTCGTGAGCACGGGGGGAACGCTCCCGCTGGCGTTTGGCGTGCGCGGTCGTATCGGCACCGAAGACGACGTCCTCGAGGGCGGAGCGCGCGTCGATTCGGAGAACGCCGTCATCGCGCTCGGTCAGCGCGGTGTCCGCTCCTCGGTCATCCGTCTTGCACCGACGGTGCATAGCTCATTGGATCTCCACGGGTTCATCCCGTCGCTCATCGCGATGGCGCGTAAGAACGGCTTCGCTGCCTACGTCGGAGAAGGGTCCAACCGTTGGCCCGCGCTGCACACACTCGACGCGGCGCGTCTGTACCGCCTGGCATTGGAAGCGGCGCCGGCGGGTTCACGCCTCCACGGCGTCGTCGACGAGGGCGTCCCGTTCCGCCACATCGCTGAAGCCATCGGCCGTGGCCTCGGGCTACCGGCGACCAGCATCTCGGCGGACGATGCCAACAAGCACCTCGGCTTCCTTGCCACCTTCGCGCAGCTCGACAACCCCACGTCCAGCGCGCGCACGCGGGAACTCCTGCGCTGGCAGCCGACGCACCCAGGGCTGCTCGCCGATCTCGCCGAGCGTCACTACTTCGAGCCTTCGCCGTCGTCTGGAAACGCGGCGGCTTGACGTCATCGCGCTCGGTCTACGGTGCGAGTTCCATGGGAAGGCCAAAGCGCGGGAACAGCGCCGCCGTGTCCAGGAACGAGTTCATCGCGGCGATGCGGTCACCCGAGAGTTCGAGCACGATCAGCGCCCACGGCTGGTGGGGCTGTCCCGGCTCGCTCCCCGGCCGGTACTGTCCGAAGGCGGGCGAACCACACGCCAAGGTCGGCACCAATCGGGAGCCACGGCAGCCCGAGCCCCGCCCCAATAGCCAGGCACTGATCGCCTCGTGACCGCGAAGCCACAGCGAATAGGGCGGCATCGAGAGGGTCGCGTCCTGGTGGAGCAATTGCGTGAGCGCGGTCACGTCATACCGCTCGAAGGCTTCGACGTATTGATCCACGAGCGTGGACTGCGCATCGGACAAGGGCGTGCGGGCCTGGGTGAGATCGTGCGTGGCGAGTGTCGCCCGCGCCCGCTGGAGGGCGCTGTTCACCGAGGCAACCGAGGTGTCGAGACTCTCGGCGGCCTCGGCGGCGGACCAGCCGAGGACCTCGGTCAACAGCAGCACCGCGCGCTGCTTGGGCGGCAGGTGTTGGAGCGCGGCCACGAAGGCCAGACGGATGCTCTGGCGCAGCATCAAGCGCTCGGCGGGGTCCGCGTCCGAGGGGACGGCGAGCGCGTCGGGAATGGGCTCGAGCCAATGCGAGCCCGGCAGCGAGGTGAGGGTGTCATTCACCGTGCCCACGGGCCCTGTCTCCATGGGGCGAATGCGGCGCGAGTTCTCGCTCAGCGCGTCGAGGCACACGCGGGTGGCGATGCGGTAGAGCCAGGTGCGCAGGGACGCGCGCTGCTCGAACCGGTCCAGGTTGCGCCATGCCCGTACCATCGTCTCCTGGACGGCGTCATCGGCTTCGGCGGCGGAGCCCAGCATGCGGTAGCAGTGGCCGGTCAGCGCGGCGCGGTGTTCCTCGAGGGCGTGGGCGGTGTCCATCGCTCCGGTAACTATCAGGTCCGCCCGCTTACTTCGCGATCTCCAACAGGAAGTCGATGAAGGCCCGCACCCGGGCGGCGGGCAGTTCACGGGAGCGGTGGTACACGTAGACCGGATACCTCTCGTCCGACCAGGTGGGCAGCAACTTCACCAGCCGTCCTGATTCGAGCAGGTCGCGCACACTGAACTCGAAGGGTTGGCCGATGCCATGGCCGCTCAGCATGGCGCCAATGAGGCTGCCCGAGTCATTCACCACGAGTCGTCCCTGGACGTTCACGGGAATGATTTCCTCCCCGCGCTGGAACTCCCACTCGAAGTAACTCTCCGTGAAGGGATTGCGGACGCGGATGCATTCATGACGGCCCTGGGCCAGCTCGCTCGGATGCTTGGGCCGTCCATGCCGTGCGATGTACTCGGGAGAGGCACAGGTCAGCACCCGGGAGCGCGCGAGCTGGCGGGAGATGAGGCCCGAGGGCTCGGCCTCGCCGAAGCGCACCGCCATGTCCAATCCCTCGGCGACCAGGTCTCCGATGCGGTCGCGCACCACCAGCTCCACCGACAGCGCCGGGTGACGCGCGAGGAATTCGCCCAGGCGAGGCGCGAGCACGTTATGGCCGAAGGCGGAGTCGACGTTCACGCGCAACAGGCCCCGCACCGCGCCCGCCGCGTCGGACACCGTCGCCGCGGCGTCCTCGATGCCCGCGAGCAGGGGCGCCACCTGCTCGTAGAAGCGCCGTCCCTCGTCCGTCAGGCTGACGGCTCGCGCGGTGCGATCGAACAGCCGCACCCCGACACGCTGCTCCAGCCGGGCCACCGCGCGGCTCACTCCCGACTGCGTCATGCCGAGGCTCTCCGCCGCTCGGATGAAGCTTCCCGCGTCCACCACCGCGGCCAGAACACCCATGCCTCCCAGGAGTTTTCCATCAACGGCCATGCATGACTCCCCGTCATCCAAGGACTGAATCCTATGAGGTGGTGGCATGAGAGGTCGATCTCTATGTTTCGCGTGTCTGGACGTCACGGAGACGTCCGGCGAATGGGGTCCACACCCGGGGAGTGCGTCATGGAAATCCAAGGCAAGGTCGTTGCAATCACGGGAGCGTCGAGTGGGATTGGCGAGGCCACGGCTCGCAGACTCGCCGCGCAGGGGGCTCGGGTCGTCGTTGGCGCTCGGCGTACCGCGCGTCTCGAGGCGCTCGTCGAGGACATCCGCCGTCAGGGCGGCGAGGCCGCGTACCGGCAGTTCGACGTGACCCGCCGGGAGGACGTGCGGAGCTTCGTGGGGTTCGCCGTCGAGCGCTTCGGCCGGCTCGACGTGCTCGTCAACAACGCCGGCGTGATGCCGCTCTCCCTGATGGAGCACCTCAAGGTCGAGGAGTGGGAGCGCATGGTCGACGTCAACATCAAGGGCGTGCTCTACGGCATCGCCGCCGCGCTGCCGCTGTTCAAGGCGCAGGGCTCGGGGCAGTTCGTCAACATCAGCTCCGTGGGCGACCGCGTGGTGGTGCCGACCTCCGCGGTGTACTGCGCGACGAAGTTCGCCGTCCGGGCCATTTCCGAGGGCTTGCGTCAGGAGGTCGGCGGCTCCATCCGCGTCACGCTCGTGGCTCCCGGCGTGACCGAGTCGGAGCTGGCGGAGTCGATCTCGGATCCAGAGATGAAGCGCTTGGCGATCGAGGAGATCCGCAAGAACATCATCCCCGCGGACGCCATCGCCCGCGCGATTGCCTTCGCCATCGGCCAGCCCGCGGATGTCGACGTCAATGAACTCGTCGTCCGGCCCACGAGCCAGACGTTCTGACCGCCGGGCCTCCTCGTGACGCCTCCAGGACAGTGGCTCGGAGGGGCCCCTCACTCCATGCGTCCGCGCCGCGAGCGCGCTGGTAGCTTCGAGACTCGTGAGGGCGGAGCAACCCGTCCCTCGTCGAGAGGAGTTACAAGCGTGTCGAGACTGATGGGCGGTCTGTTGATGTTGGGGCTGCTGGGCGCATGCCGGACCACGCAGGAGGGCGCGCCGCGGGAGGGCGCGCCGCGCGAGGCGAGCCTGAGCGTGCGCTCGGGGGCCTCGCTGGAGCAAGCACCCGTGTGTGGCGTGGAGGTTCCGGCGTGCGCCGAGGGCAAGAGCTGCATCGCCTTCACCCTGGAGGGGGAGCGGCAGGCGCGGTGCCTCGATGCGACGACCGCCTGCTCCGAGCTGCTGTCGTGCTCGGACGGCGCCCGCTGTGTCGTGATGGAGTCCTACCCGCTCCAGCTCAGGTGCTCGAGCCCCTGAGCGGGGCTCTCAGTACCACTGCGCCTGACCCGCCACCCACGTGGCGAGCACGGTGAGGTCCGGCCGCAGCAGGGCGAGGTCCGCGCGGTAGCCCCGCGCGATCCGTCCGAGCTGTCCCTCCAGTCCGAGGAAGCTCGCCGGGTAGAGCGAGGCCATGCGCAGGCTGTCCTCGAGGGGCAGCCGGAGCTGACGCACGCAGTTGCGCACCGCCGTCATCATGTCGATGTCGGCGCCGGCCAGGGTGCCGTTCTCCGTCACCAGCCGCCCGTCCCGGCGCAGGATGGTCTGCCCATAGAGGGTGAAGGAGCGCGCGTCGGTGCCCACCGGCGGCATGGCGTCCGTCACCAGGTACACCTTGCCGGGCGGCTTGCTCTTCACGAGCATGCGCAGCAGCGACGGGTGGACGTGGATGCCATCGGCGATGACGCCGCACCAGGCCTCCTCGGACTCGATCGCGGCCAGGGCGGGGCCTGGCTGGCGGTTGGTCAAGGGCGGCATGGCGTTGAACAGGTGGGTGAAGCCGCGCACGCCCGCGCGCAGGGCATCGCGGGTGCGCTCGTAGGGCGCCGCCGTGTGGCCCGCCGCGAGCAGCACTCCCGCCGAGGCGAGCCGTGTGAGGAGGCCGTCCTCCACGCGCTCGGGCGCCAGCGTCAGCAATAGCCGGCCCGAGTGGGTGGCGAGCCGCTCCGGCAGCGCCATCAGGTAGTCGATGTCCCGGGGAGAGGGCGTGCGGATGAAGCGCGGGTCATGCACGCCGGGCCGGTCGCCGCTGATGAAGGGGCCTTCCAGGTGGATGCCGAGCACGCCGCTGGTGGGACGGGCCATGGCCTCGAGGGTGGCCTCGCACGCCCGCTGCATCTTCACCTGCTCGTCCGTGATGAAGGTGGGCAGCAGTCCCGTCGTGCCCGAGCGACGTGAGGCCGCCGCGATGGCGAGCGCCGCCTCGACGGTGGGCGTGTCGTTGAACAGCACGCCCCCCGCGCCGTTGACCTGGGTGTCGATGAAGCCGGGCACCAGCAGCGCGTCCCCGGGCAGCCGGACCAGCTCGGCGTCGGTGGGCGCGGCTGGAGCCGGCACCACGGCGGCCACGTGCCCGTCCTCGAGCACCACGCAGTGGCCGTCCACGAATTGCTCGCCCGTGAAGACCCGGGCCCCACTCAGCACGCGTTTCATCACACGGTCTCCGTCACTTTGCGCAGGTGGGGGGGCGCGTCCGGGTCGAGCCGGCGCGCCACGGCCAGCCGGTGCACCGCCATGTAGAAGCTCTGCACCTGGCACAGGGGGGCGATGGCGGTGGGGATGCCGGGGACGGACGGCAGTGCTTCCGTCCCGGGTACGTCGAGCACCGAGCGGACCTCGGCGCCCAGCTCGACGAGCCGGCGCACCACGTCCCGGGTGCTGCCCGCGGAGTTGTCCTCCTGGCCGAGCGCCAGCACGGGGAAGCCGGGGCCCACCAGGGCCAGCGGGCCGTGGAGCACCTCGGCGGTGCTGAAGGCCTCGGCGTGCAGCCGGCACGTCTCCTTGAACTTGAGCGCCATCTCCAGGGCGGCGCCCAGGCCGATGCCGCGTCCGAGCACGTACAGGCCGCGCGCGTCGGCGAGCCGCAGGAGCGCGGGAGACCAGTCGAGCGCGCGCGCCGCCTCCAGGGCCTCGGGGAGCCGGGTCACCGCGTCGCGCAGCTCCGGCTCACGGGACCAGTGCGCCACGAGCTGCAGGAACGCGAGGCCGGAGAGCAGATAGGACTTGGTGGCGGCCACGCTCTGCTCGGGGCCGGCGCACAGCGGAATGCCCACGTCGCACATGCGCATGAGCGGGGAGTCCTCGTGGTTGACGAAGCCGACGACGAGCGCGCCCGCCTCGCGCGCCGCTTCCGTCAGCCGCAGCAGGTCCGGGCTGCGGCCCGACTGCGACACGGCGATGAAGAGGCTGTCCTTCCAGTCCAGTGGGGTGTTGTAGACGGACGCCACGCTCGGCCCCACCGAGGCCACGGCGCGGCCCAGCGTGGTCTCGATGAGGTACTTGCCATAGCTGGCCGCGTGGTCGGAGCTGCCGCGCGCGCAGGTGATGATGAAGCGGGGCGGGTGCTGACGCAGCCGCTCGCCCAGCTCGGCGAAGGTGCCCGCGCAGCGGGTAATCTGCTGGCGCGCGGCGTCCGCGGCCTGGGCGGCCTCGCGTGCCATGGCGGGCACCTGCGGGACCACGGGATGGACGGCTTGGGGAGTGAGGCTCATCGGTTCACCTCTCGGGCCGGGGCGGCCAGGTTCAATTCGACGATGAAGTCGTAGGCGTCGCCCCGGTATTGGGAGCGGACGAACTCCAGCGGGGTGCCGTCCTCGAGCAGCGTCCGCCGCTCGATGTAGAGGGCGGCGGAGCCCTCGGGCACTCCGAGCTGTTCGGCCTGTTCGGCGGGCAGCCTGATGGCGGACAGACGCTGCAGGGCGCGGTGGGGGGTGAAGCCCTTGCGCCGGAGCGTTTCATAGAGCGAGCCCTGGACATCCTGGGGGTCGGCCAGGAAGCGCGTGGGGATGACCGCCATCTCCAGGGCCATGGCGTTGCCGTTGGCGGTGCGCAGGCGCTGCATGCGGCTGACGGTGGCGCCCGGGCTCAGCCCGAGGGCCAGGGTCTCCTCGGGGGTCGCTACCGTCACCGTGCGATTGAGCCACACCGAGCCCGCGGTGAGGCCTCGCGAGCTCATGTCCTCGGAGAAGCTGGTCAGGGTGGACAGGCGCTGCTCCACATAGGGGCTGGAGCCGCGGGTGACGAAGGTGCCCACGCCCTGGCGCTGTTGCAGCAGCCCCTCGTCCAGCAACTCCTTGATCGCCTTGCGCACCGTGACGCGCGACACGCTGAAGCGCTCCGCCATCTCCCGCTCGCCGGGCAGCGCGTCCCGATGGCCGAACCGGCCGCTGACGATCTGCCCCCGCAGGTAGCGCGCGAGCTGGAGGTAGAGCGGCAGCGGCAGGTCGTTGGACAGCGCGTCCCGATCGAGGACTTCCACTCCGCTCTGATGAATCGACATGACTCCTTCTTCCTTGGGCTCGTAATACCATGAAGATACCACTTTAAGACCATGACGCAAGTCTGAATCGCGACTTCCAGGTTGTATTAGACAAGTTAAGTGGCTGGAATCACAGGAAGTTTCATGAAAATCCACCTGCGTGGAGCTTGCTTGCCCGCCGAAATGGCAACTTCGGCGTTGAAATCAGGAATCGTGCTGGTATGGTGCAGCAGTCCAATCTAATACCAGTTGACCCGGGGGAGGCCACGTTGATGAAGGAGACGGAAGCGGCGGCCCGGCGATTCCAGGGGCTGGATGGCTGGGGGACCGCGGAGGTGCTCGAGACGCTGTGGGGCGGTCAGTCGCGGGCGGTGGCCGCCTGCCTGCCCGCGCTGCCCGCGTTGGGGCGGGCCGTGGATGCGGCCCGGGCGCGGTTGGCGGGCACCCAGGGACGGTTGATCTACGCGGGAGCCGGCTCGGCGGGTGCGCTCGCGGCGCTGGATGCCCTGGAGCTGCCCGGAACGTTTGGCTGGCCGTCGACCCGGCTCTCGGTCCTGCTGGCCGGAGGGTTGGACCTCGCGCGCGGCCTGGACGCGGGGGCCGAGGACGACGCGGGCACGGGCCGCGCCCGGGTGGCGGAGCTGCACCCCGGTCCGACGGACGTGGTGCTGGGGGTCTCCGCCAGTGGCGGCAGTGCCTTCACCGTGGGCGTGGTGGAGGAGGCCCGGCGCCGGGGTGCCCTGACGGTGGCCATCGCCAGCGTGGAGGGCTCGCCGCTGGTGGCCGCCGCGGAGCACGTGGTGGTCGTGCACACGGGGGCGGAGGTGATCGCCGGCTCCACCCGGCTGGGCGCGGGAACGGCCCAGAAGGTGGTGCTCAACCTCTTCTCCACGGCCGTCATGACGGGCCTGGGCCTCGTCTTCGACAACATGATGTGCAACGTGCGGCCGGAGAACGCGAAGCTGCGCCAGCGCTGCGTCACCATCATTTCCCACATCGCCGGAGTCGGGGAGCCCGCCGCCGCGGACGCGCTCGCCCGCCACGGAGACATCCCCCGCGCCGTCCTCGGACTCGCGGGCCTGTCCCCGGCCGATGCCGATCAAGCCCTCGTTCGCTCGGGGGGTAACCTGCGCGCCGCTCTGGAGAGCGCATCCAAGGAG
Above is a window of Cystobacter fuscus DNA encoding:
- a CDS encoding SDR family oxidoreductase — translated: MRVFVTGASGHIGSAVVPELLAAGHKVVALARSDTSAAALASAGAEVRRGTLDDLDALREAAAAADGVIHLAFKHDVAFTGDYAGAAAADLRAIEAVGAALEGSGKPFVSTGGTLPLAFGVRGRIGTEDDVLEGGARVDSENAVIALGQRGVRSSVIRLAPTVHSSLDLHGFIPSLIAMARKNGFAAYVGEGSNRWPALHTLDAARLYRLALEAAPAGSRLHGVVDEGVPFRHIAEAIGRGLGLPATSISADDANKHLGFLATFAQLDNPTSSARTRELLRWQPTHPGLLADLAERHYFEPSPSSGNAAA
- a CDS encoding sigma-70 family RNA polymerase sigma factor is translated as MDTAHALEEHRAALTGHCYRMLGSAAEADDAVQETMVRAWRNLDRFEQRASLRTWLYRIATRVCLDALSENSRRIRPMETGPVGTVNDTLTSLPGSHWLEPIPDALAVPSDADPAERLMLRQSIRLAFVAALQHLPPKQRAVLLLTEVLGWSAAEAAESLDTSVASVNSALQRARATLATHDLTQARTPLSDAQSTLVDQYVEAFERYDVTALTQLLHQDATLSMPPYSLWLRGHEAISAWLLGRGSGCRGSRLVPTLACGSPAFGQYRPGSEPGQPHQPWALIVLELSGDRIAAMNSFLDTAALFPRFGLPMELAP
- a CDS encoding LysR family transcriptional regulator — encoded protein: MAVDGKLLGGMGVLAAVVDAGSFIRAAESLGMTQSGVSRAVARLEQRVGVRLFDRTARAVSLTDEGRRFYEQVAPLLAGIEDAAATVSDAAGAVRGLLRVNVDSAFGHNVLAPRLGEFLARHPALSVELVVRDRIGDLVAEGLDMAVRFGEAEPSGLISRQLARSRVLTCASPEYIARHGRPKHPSELAQGRHECIRVRNPFTESYFEWEFQRGEEIIPVNVQGRLVVNDSGSLIGAMLSGHGIGQPFEFSVRDLLESGRLVKLLPTWSDERYPVYVYHRSRELPAARVRAFIDFLLEIAK
- a CDS encoding SDR family oxidoreductase translates to MEIQGKVVAITGASSGIGEATARRLAAQGARVVVGARRTARLEALVEDIRRQGGEAAYRQFDVTRREDVRSFVGFAVERFGRLDVLVNNAGVMPLSLMEHLKVEEWERMVDVNIKGVLYGIAAALPLFKAQGSGQFVNISSVGDRVVVPTSAVYCATKFAVRAISEGLRQEVGGSIRVTLVAPGVTESELAESISDPEMKRLAIEEIRKNIIPADAIARAIAFAIGQPADVDVNELVVRPTSQTF
- the nagA gene encoding N-acetylglucosamine-6-phosphate deacetylase; the encoded protein is MKRVLSGARVFTGEQFVDGHCVVLEDGHVAAVVPAPAAPTDAELVRLPGDALLVPGFIDTQVNGAGGVLFNDTPTVEAALAIAAASRRSGTTGLLPTFITDEQVKMQRACEATLEAMARPTSGVLGIHLEGPFISGDRPGVHDPRFIRTPSPRDIDYLMALPERLATHSGRLLLTLAPERVEDGLLTRLASAGVLLAAGHTAAPYERTRDALRAGVRGFTHLFNAMPPLTNRQPGPALAAIESEEAWCGVIADGIHVHPSLLRMLVKSKPPGKVYLVTDAMPPVGTDARSFTLYGQTILRRDGRLVTENGTLAGADIDMMTAVRNCVRQLRLPLEDSLRMASLYPASFLGLEGQLGRIARGYRADLALLRPDLTVLATWVAGQAQWY
- a CDS encoding SIS domain-containing protein, whose translation is MSLTPQAVHPVVPQVPAMAREAAQAADAARQQITRCAGTFAELGERLRQHPPRFIITCARGSSDHAASYGKYLIETTLGRAVASVGPSVASVYNTPLDWKDSLFIAVSQSGRSPDLLRLTEAAREAGALVVGFVNHEDSPLMRMCDVGIPLCAGPEQSVAATKSYLLSGLAFLQLVAHWSREPELRDAVTRLPEALEAARALDWSPALLRLADARGLYVLGRGIGLGAALEMALKFKETCRLHAEAFSTAEVLHGPLALVGPGFPVLALGQEDNSAGSTRDVVRRLVELGAEVRSVLDVPGTEALPSVPGIPTAIAPLCQVQSFYMAVHRLAVARRLDPDAPPHLRKVTETV
- a CDS encoding GntR family transcriptional regulator; amino-acid sequence: MSIHQSGVEVLDRDALSNDLPLPLYLQLARYLRGQIVSGRFGHRDALPGEREMAERFSVSRVTVRKAIKELLDEGLLQQRQGVGTFVTRGSSPYVEQRLSTLTSFSEDMSSRGLTAGSVWLNRTVTVATPEETLALGLSPGATVSRMQRLRTANGNAMALEMAVIPTRFLADPQDVQGSLYETLRRKGFTPHRALQRLSAIRLPAEQAEQLGVPEGSAALYIERRTLLEDGTPLEFVRSQYRGDAYDFIVELNLAAPAREVNR
- a CDS encoding N-acetylmuramic acid 6-phosphate etherase produces the protein MKETEAAARRFQGLDGWGTAEVLETLWGGQSRAVAACLPALPALGRAVDAARARLAGTQGRLIYAGAGSAGALAALDALELPGTFGWPSTRLSVLLAGGLDLARGLDAGAEDDAGTGRARVAELHPGPTDVVLGVSASGGSAFTVGVVEEARRRGALTVAIASVEGSPLVAAAEHVVVVHTGAEVIAGSTRLGAGTAQKVVLNLFSTAVMTGLGLVFDNMMCNVRPENAKLRQRCVTIISHIAGVGEPAAADALARHGDIPRAVLGLAGLSPADADQALVRSGGNLRAALESASKEKGETCPR